A window from Festucalex cinctus isolate MCC-2025b chromosome 12, RoL_Fcin_1.0, whole genome shotgun sequence encodes these proteins:
- the LOC144031171 gene encoding uncharacterized protein LOC144031171 isoform X4 — translation MAHRQTLPNDEEVKWDKLLDNIMKSADAILWGATPASAPLAAVPPLSPKEEPQPVPVTSAAIEPNGLTDLASGQDHLTLVMEGQPPIVDDEFSNVLDDFWLPDYLGGQPGLIGIQSQDDDDDDDMVMPMHDGADQPLLGRANGEMMCGTSSSSDSMEPPTDDTQPINSGKSQSYGQPEGARPYIKKPPNAFMLFRKEQSPNVVAQFNITNSAAVNKILGRMWKSLPKKLQARYYQQAEEHKILHSLQYPDWSCTENYGKKRKRNRTRHSTSVPSPHAKESVEDVAPVVEHCCVGSGPGDDALCQHYHKSIVGETHTYAYMRGC, via the exons ATGGCTCATCGTCAGACGCTGCCCAACGACGAGGAAGTCAAGTGGGACAAGTTGCTGGACAACATCATGAAGTCGGCCGACGCCATCCTGTGGGGCGCCACGCCTGCCAGCGCCCCCTTGGCGGCGGTGCCGCCGCTGTCCCCTAAAGAAGAACCCCAACCCGTGCCCGTTACATCCGCGGCCATCGAGCCCAACGGCCTGACAGACTTGGCAAGCGGTCAAGACCACCTGACGCTTGTGATGGAGGGGCAGCCCCCGATTGTAGACGATGAATTCTCCAACGTGCTGGATGACTTTTGGTTGCCCGACTACCTGGGCGGCCAACCGGGCCTTATCGGCATCCAAAGCCAG gatgacgacgacgacgacgacatggTGATGCCGATGCACGACGGCGCGGACCAGCCTCTTCTCGGAAGAGC TAATGGCGAGATGATGTGTGGGACGTCCTCGTCATCGGACTCCATGGAACCTCCCACTGATGACACTCAGCCCAT TAACAGCGGCAAAAGCCAAAGTTACGGGCAGCCGGAAGGCGCGCGGCCGTACATCAAGAAGCCGCCCAACGCCTTCATGCTGTTCCGCAAGGAGCAGAGTCCCAACGTCGTCGCCCAGTTCAACATCACCAACTCCGCGGCGGTCAATAAAATCCTAGGAAGgatg TGGAAGTCGCTGCCAAAAAAGCTGCAAGCCAGGTACTACCAGCAAGCCGAAGAGCACAAAATCCTCCACAGCCTGCAGTATCCCGACTGGTCCTGCACAGAAAACTAC GGCAAAAAGAGGAAGCGCAATCGCACCAGGCACAGCACCAGCGTCCCAAGT CCCCATGCGAAAGAGTCCGTAGAGGACGTGGCCCCGGTGGTGGAACACTGCTGCGTGGGCAGCGGCCCCGGCGACGACGCGCTGTGCCAACACTACCACAAGAGCATCGTGGGGGAGACTCACACGTACGCGTACATGCGTGGCTGCTGA
- the LOC144031804 gene encoding uncharacterized protein LOC144031804, translating to MIATTLLLILLQTKAAASNAVMVHQTPTSIIKRLGDNTEEIRCSHSIKDYNVILWYKQDRDGTMEYLGHLSATFSLLEEHLTGKVTLSGDASQYCDLNIANLILNDSAVYLCGASTVLQAGTRIVTKLATLAYLGLISQPNTCGSCLQRWRCEFSRLAKEQHPNVGTTLIGHVPDITHTEAATEDAVTVHQTPAFIIKRVGERTANELSCSHSITDYDVILWYKQGRGSTMEFLGYLNQKFPEPEDHLAGKINISGDGRQRSELAIANLSLNDTAVYFCAASTVLRIGPSAVKKQATLAYLDLISKSTPVATGSIVSQGQVTGIRFKQPGSKIVHAASRVDFQCSHDDGGQYVMLWYHQGKGRRPIQLVGFSHVGNEPEYQRHDPRVEISRVDTQRGSLSIHTVNASDTEPGHNPTPPVVTLLPPSPKECRNQKDKQNVKKTLVCAATGFFPDHVGISWQVDGQNVTTGVAKDANALPDGAFYKMTSRLRVAADLWFTPGRAFTCTVSFFDGKNTTLHSKTVYGIQGGKVTRVTYLRVAQSAKLSYAVLLVKSSVYASFVGFLLWKHQDWITKLNPS from the exons atgatAGCGACAACGCTACTACTTATCCTACTGCAGACCAAAG CTGCAGCATCGAACGCCGTAATGGTGCACCAAACACCGACATCCATCATAAAAAGACTCGGGGATAACACCGAGGAAATAAGATGCTCGCACAGCATCAAGGATTACAACGTGATCCTCTGGTACAAACAAGACCGAGATGGAACGATGGAGTACCTGGGGCACCTCAGTGCGACGTTCTCGTTGCTCGAGGAGCACTTGACAGGGAAAGTCACCTTGAGCGGAGACGCCAGCCAATATTGTGACCTGAACATCGCCAACCTGATCTTAAACGACAGCGCGGTGTACTTGTGCGGGGCTAGCACGGTGCTGCAGGCTGGCACGCGAATCGTCACAAAACTGGCAACGCTCGCTTATCTGGGTTTAATATCACAACCAAACACCTGCGGCAGCTGCCTCCAACGCTGGCGTTGCGAATTCTCACGTTTGGCAAAAGAACAACACCCAAATGTCGGCACAACGCTAATCGGCCATGTTCCTGACATCACCCAC ACTGAAG CAGCAACAGAAGACGCCGTAACGGTGCACCAAACGCCGGCGTTCATAATAAAAAGAGTCGGGGAACGTACCGCCAATGAACTTAGCTGCTCTCACAGCATTACAGATTACGACGTCATCCTCTGGTACAAACAAGGTCGGGGCAGCACGATGGAGTTTCTTGGTTATCTCAATCAGAAGTTCCCTGAGCCCGAGGACCACTTGGCAGGGAAGATCAACATCAGCGGAGATGGCCGCCAGCGGTCCGAACTGGCCATCGCCAACCTGTCCTTAAACGACACTGCGGTGTATTTCTGCGCAGCTAGCACGGTGCTGCGTATTGGCCCCTCAGCCGTCAAAAAACAGGCAACCCTCGCTTATCTGGATTTAATATCAAAATCAACACCTGTTGCCACCGGCTCCATCGTCTCACAAG GTCAAGTCACGGGCATACGCTTTAAACAACCTGGATCCAAAATAGTCCACGCGGCATCTCGGGTGGACTTCCAGTGCAGCCATGACGACGGCGGGCAGTACGTCATGCTGTGGTACCACCAGGGCAAAGGTCGCCGACCCATTCAGCTGGTCGGGTTCAGCCACGTGGGCAACGAGCCTGAGTACCAGCGGCACGACCCTCGCGTAGAAATAAGCCGTGTGGACACGCAGAGAGGCTCTCTCAGCATTCACACTGTCAACGCGTCAGACACAG AACCGGGTCACAATCCCACGCCGCCCGTCGTTACCTTGCTCCCGCCTTCGCCAAAGGAGTGTCGCAACCAAAAGGACAAGCAAAATGTTAAGAAGACGCTGGTGTGCGCCGCCACGGGCTTCTTCCCGGACCACGTGGGTATATCCTGGCAGGTCGACGGGCAAAATGTCACCACGGGCGTGGCAAAGGATGCCAACGCCCTGCCGGACGGCGCGTTCTACAAGATGACCAGTAGACTGCGGGTGGCGGCAGATTTGTGGTTCACACCTGGCAGAGCCTTCACCTGCACGGTCAGCTTCTTTGATGGCAAAAACACCACCCTGCATTCAAAAACAGTGTATGGCATTCAAG GTGGAAAAGTGACAAGAG TGACATATTTGAGGGTGGCGCAGAGTGCCAAGCTGTCCTACGCCGTCCTCCTGGTGAAGAGCAGCGTCTACGCATCTTTTGTCGGATTCTTGCTATGGAAACATCAG GATTGGATCACAAAGCTGAACCCCTCATAG
- the LOC144031171 gene encoding uncharacterized protein LOC144031171 isoform X1 — MAFKKFLGRCLSYHVCGWASHASQASPAGDPNTPQGRGGGTLMTAGARQSGVHSMAHRQTLPNDEEVKWDKLLDNIMKSADAILWGATPASAPLAAVPPLSPKEEPQPVPVTSAAIEPNGLTDLASGQDHLTLVMEGQPPIVDDEFSNVLDDFWLPDYLGGQPGLIGIQSQDDDDDDDMVMPMHDGADQPLLGRANGEMMCGTSSSSDSMEPPTDDTQPINSGKSQSYGQPEGARPYIKKPPNAFMLFRKEQSPNVVAQFNITNSAAVNKILGRMWKSLPKKLQARYYQQAEEHKILHSLQYPDWSCTENYGKKRKRNRTRHSTSVPSPHAKESVEDVAPVVEHCCVGSGPGDDALCQHYHKSIVGETHTYAYMRGC; from the exons ATGGCTTTTAAGAAGTTTCTCGGGCGCTGCCTGTCCTACCACGTCTGTGGGTGGGCGTCCCACGCCTCGCAAGCAAGTCCAGCAGGAGATCCTAACACTCCACAGGGTCGAGGTGGAGGAACCTTGATGACAGCTG GCGCCAGGCAGTCAGGAGTGCACAGCATGGCTCATCGTCAGACGCTGCCCAACGACGAGGAAGTCAAGTGGGACAAGTTGCTGGACAACATCATGAAGTCGGCCGACGCCATCCTGTGGGGCGCCACGCCTGCCAGCGCCCCCTTGGCGGCGGTGCCGCCGCTGTCCCCTAAAGAAGAACCCCAACCCGTGCCCGTTACATCCGCGGCCATCGAGCCCAACGGCCTGACAGACTTGGCAAGCGGTCAAGACCACCTGACGCTTGTGATGGAGGGGCAGCCCCCGATTGTAGACGATGAATTCTCCAACGTGCTGGATGACTTTTGGTTGCCCGACTACCTGGGCGGCCAACCGGGCCTTATCGGCATCCAAAGCCAG gatgacgacgacgacgacgacatggTGATGCCGATGCACGACGGCGCGGACCAGCCTCTTCTCGGAAGAGC TAATGGCGAGATGATGTGTGGGACGTCCTCGTCATCGGACTCCATGGAACCTCCCACTGATGACACTCAGCCCAT TAACAGCGGCAAAAGCCAAAGTTACGGGCAGCCGGAAGGCGCGCGGCCGTACATCAAGAAGCCGCCCAACGCCTTCATGCTGTTCCGCAAGGAGCAGAGTCCCAACGTCGTCGCCCAGTTCAACATCACCAACTCCGCGGCGGTCAATAAAATCCTAGGAAGgatg TGGAAGTCGCTGCCAAAAAAGCTGCAAGCCAGGTACTACCAGCAAGCCGAAGAGCACAAAATCCTCCACAGCCTGCAGTATCCCGACTGGTCCTGCACAGAAAACTAC GGCAAAAAGAGGAAGCGCAATCGCACCAGGCACAGCACCAGCGTCCCAAGT CCCCATGCGAAAGAGTCCGTAGAGGACGTGGCCCCGGTGGTGGAACACTGCTGCGTGGGCAGCGGCCCCGGCGACGACGCGCTGTGCCAACACTACCACAAGAGCATCGTGGGGGAGACTCACACGTACGCGTACATGCGTGGCTGCTGA
- the LOC144031803 gene encoding uncharacterized protein LOC144031803, which yields MSPVVILFVACLLRSVAGDGKGVRQMSDLLVRLGHPARLHCSHNLGGAFLLMFWYRKTAADGLKHVLSTAPFKSQPEFGNAGPGDFWAEQAEAERGFLAVRKARANDAGVYWCAVGTLHGDVRLCEGAPKMSDTLLHDANRTC from the exons ATGTCGCCAGTCGTCATCCTCTTTGTCGCCTGTCTGCTCCGCAGCGTTGCTG GAGACGGCAAAGGGGTCCGCCAGATGTCGGACTTGCTGGTCCGGTTAGGCCATCCCGCCCGCCTGCACTGTAGCCACAACCTGGGCGGCGCCTTCTTGCTCATGTTCTGGTACCGCAAGACTGCGGCAGACGGCTTGAAACACGTCCTCAGCACGGCGCCCTTCAAGAGCCAACCAGAATTCGGAAACGCCGGCCCCGGCGACTTCTGGGCCGAGCAGGCGGAGGCCGAGAGGGGGTTCTTGGCGGTGAGGAAGGCGCGGGCGAATGATGCCGGAGTCTACTGGTGTGCCGTTGGCACGCTTCACGGTGATGTGCGGCTTTGTGAGGGCGCGCCAAAAATGAGTGACACACTTTTACATGATGCCAACCGCACATGCTGA
- the LOC144031171 gene encoding uncharacterized protein LOC144031171 isoform X2, with product MAFKKFLGRCLSYHVCGWASHASQASPAGDPNTPQGRGGGTLMTAGARQSGVHSMAHRQTLPNDEEVKWDKLLDNIMKSADAILWGATPASAPLAAVPPLSPKEEPQPVPVTSAAIEPNGLTDLASGQDHLTLVMEGQPPIVDDEFSNVLDDFWLPDYLGGQPGLIGIQSQDDDDDDDMVMPMHDGADQPLLGRANGEMMCGTSSSSDSMEPPTDDTQPIGKSQSYGQPEGARPYIKKPPNAFMLFRKEQSPNVVAQFNITNSAAVNKILGRMWKSLPKKLQARYYQQAEEHKILHSLQYPDWSCTENYGKKRKRNRTRHSTSVPSPHAKESVEDVAPVVEHCCVGSGPGDDALCQHYHKSIVGETHTYAYMRGC from the exons ATGGCTTTTAAGAAGTTTCTCGGGCGCTGCCTGTCCTACCACGTCTGTGGGTGGGCGTCCCACGCCTCGCAAGCAAGTCCAGCAGGAGATCCTAACACTCCACAGGGTCGAGGTGGAGGAACCTTGATGACAGCTG GCGCCAGGCAGTCAGGAGTGCACAGCATGGCTCATCGTCAGACGCTGCCCAACGACGAGGAAGTCAAGTGGGACAAGTTGCTGGACAACATCATGAAGTCGGCCGACGCCATCCTGTGGGGCGCCACGCCTGCCAGCGCCCCCTTGGCGGCGGTGCCGCCGCTGTCCCCTAAAGAAGAACCCCAACCCGTGCCCGTTACATCCGCGGCCATCGAGCCCAACGGCCTGACAGACTTGGCAAGCGGTCAAGACCACCTGACGCTTGTGATGGAGGGGCAGCCCCCGATTGTAGACGATGAATTCTCCAACGTGCTGGATGACTTTTGGTTGCCCGACTACCTGGGCGGCCAACCGGGCCTTATCGGCATCCAAAGCCAG gatgacgacgacgacgacgacatggTGATGCCGATGCACGACGGCGCGGACCAGCCTCTTCTCGGAAGAGC TAATGGCGAGATGATGTGTGGGACGTCCTCGTCATCGGACTCCATGGAACCTCCCACTGATGACACTCAGCCCAT CGGCAAAAGCCAAAGTTACGGGCAGCCGGAAGGCGCGCGGCCGTACATCAAGAAGCCGCCCAACGCCTTCATGCTGTTCCGCAAGGAGCAGAGTCCCAACGTCGTCGCCCAGTTCAACATCACCAACTCCGCGGCGGTCAATAAAATCCTAGGAAGgatg TGGAAGTCGCTGCCAAAAAAGCTGCAAGCCAGGTACTACCAGCAAGCCGAAGAGCACAAAATCCTCCACAGCCTGCAGTATCCCGACTGGTCCTGCACAGAAAACTAC GGCAAAAAGAGGAAGCGCAATCGCACCAGGCACAGCACCAGCGTCCCAAGT CCCCATGCGAAAGAGTCCGTAGAGGACGTGGCCCCGGTGGTGGAACACTGCTGCGTGGGCAGCGGCCCCGGCGACGACGCGCTGTGCCAACACTACCACAAGAGCATCGTGGGGGAGACTCACACGTACGCGTACATGCGTGGCTGCTGA
- the LOC144031171 gene encoding uncharacterized protein LOC144031171 isoform X3, translating to MAFKKFLGRCLSYHVCGWASHASQASPAGDPNTPQGRGGGTLMTAGARQSGVHSMAHRQTLPNDEEVKWDKLLDNIMKSADAILWGATPASAPLAAVPPLSPKEEPQPVPVTSAAIEPNGLTDLASGQDHLTLVMEGQPPIVDDEFSNVLDDFWLPDYLGGQPGLIGIQSQDDDDDDDMVMPMHDGADQPLLGRANGEMMCGTSSSSDSMEPPTDDTQPINSGKSQSYGQPEGARPYIKKPPNAFMLFRKEQSPNVVAQFNITNSAAVNKILGRMWKSLPKKLQARYYQQAEEHKILHSLQYPDWSCTENYGKKRKRNRTRHSTSVPKSVEDVAPVVEHCCVGSGPGDDALCQHYHKSIVGETHTYAYMRGC from the exons ATGGCTTTTAAGAAGTTTCTCGGGCGCTGCCTGTCCTACCACGTCTGTGGGTGGGCGTCCCACGCCTCGCAAGCAAGTCCAGCAGGAGATCCTAACACTCCACAGGGTCGAGGTGGAGGAACCTTGATGACAGCTG GCGCCAGGCAGTCAGGAGTGCACAGCATGGCTCATCGTCAGACGCTGCCCAACGACGAGGAAGTCAAGTGGGACAAGTTGCTGGACAACATCATGAAGTCGGCCGACGCCATCCTGTGGGGCGCCACGCCTGCCAGCGCCCCCTTGGCGGCGGTGCCGCCGCTGTCCCCTAAAGAAGAACCCCAACCCGTGCCCGTTACATCCGCGGCCATCGAGCCCAACGGCCTGACAGACTTGGCAAGCGGTCAAGACCACCTGACGCTTGTGATGGAGGGGCAGCCCCCGATTGTAGACGATGAATTCTCCAACGTGCTGGATGACTTTTGGTTGCCCGACTACCTGGGCGGCCAACCGGGCCTTATCGGCATCCAAAGCCAG gatgacgacgacgacgacgacatggTGATGCCGATGCACGACGGCGCGGACCAGCCTCTTCTCGGAAGAGC TAATGGCGAGATGATGTGTGGGACGTCCTCGTCATCGGACTCCATGGAACCTCCCACTGATGACACTCAGCCCAT TAACAGCGGCAAAAGCCAAAGTTACGGGCAGCCGGAAGGCGCGCGGCCGTACATCAAGAAGCCGCCCAACGCCTTCATGCTGTTCCGCAAGGAGCAGAGTCCCAACGTCGTCGCCCAGTTCAACATCACCAACTCCGCGGCGGTCAATAAAATCCTAGGAAGgatg TGGAAGTCGCTGCCAAAAAAGCTGCAAGCCAGGTACTACCAGCAAGCCGAAGAGCACAAAATCCTCCACAGCCTGCAGTATCCCGACTGGTCCTGCACAGAAAACTAC GGCAAAAAGAGGAAGCGCAATCGCACCAGGCACAGCACCAGCGTCCCAA AGTCCGTAGAGGACGTGGCCCCGGTGGTGGAACACTGCTGCGTGGGCAGCGGCCCCGGCGACGACGCGCTGTGCCAACACTACCACAAGAGCATCGTGGGGGAGACTCACACGTACGCGTACATGCGTGGCTGCTGA